agcagcatggctaccacaacATCCTGCAGCAACACGCTATCCCATCCGGGTTAACCTTAGTGGAACCATCATTAGCTTTTCGCAAGACGTTAAGCCATAACTCCCCTTCAGGTTACATCAGGGCAACTTGACCAagcaacagaccaaaaatgtgctgcatcagatgccctgacctccacagtcaccaccTAAACCCAGCTGGGAAGGTTTGGAATGAATTGGACTGCAGAGTGAAGAAAAAGCAGCCAACAAATGCTACTGCCAGAATGTTGGAAAAGCTCCAGATGACGACCTCACGAAGCAGGCCGAGTGAATGAAGAGCGTGGAGAGCTGAAAGATACTATGAAGagtgtaaaatatgaaattttttttattactacgTGAATCCAAATGGGTTACTTCACAGTTTAGATGTCCTCGTTTTtgttctacactgtaaaaatagagaaaaagtcTTGAATTTGTAAGTGTATCCAAACATTTTACTACCCAGAAACATGACAGATTGTGTGTGTGACGCGATTGCAGATTTTGCcctttaaaaaagaaacctgTTATCTGGGAAACAGATATAAAGTGACCCAGCCTAGACACTCTTTGAAATGTCTTAAAGGTTCATCCCACTTTAACATGTTTGAATCAAATTATCTTAACAGGAAAAAGAAAGTTTCTCATGTGACGACAGTTTACAGTTTTATCTATTTGGCCCGGTGGACTTACAGTTCTGCTaccactgctgctgtcttctACTGGCCAGTCAGTGTGGAACAGGACATCCAGAGGCTATTCTGTTTCACTTTATGTTTGAGATTGGCAGGACTCTTTGTTAATATGGATTTTGCATTAGATTTCCAACCGAAAGAGGGGAAAAGGTTTATTACTAATCAATAGTCACAGCATAATGATGTAAGAGGAGAAACACAGGATCTCAATAGGAAATACAGATCATTAGACTGAACAGTTACTAGGTTACACTCTGGTTTTATATGGAAACCTCTTAGTAGAGAAGAAACTGCTTCACATGTATTAAAATAACTGTATGTTTCCACTCAAATGTTGTATTTAGGTACAGTTTTGGGGCGTTTGAGCTGTATTTGAAGAAAGCTTCCTTATTTCtatacatttttgttcacaGCCTATACTGAACAGTCATGGTTGCCTCAAATTCTTTCAGGTTTTTCATATAAAGCACACAGTCGGCTCATAAAATGCGATTCCTTGatatattttaagattttaaaagTAGATTCACCTGATTCAGTtgcaacatttaatttaatttcagtttattGACTTGTAAAAGGAAAAATTCATGTTCCATGTAATAGTGTCTGAACCTAACGAAAGAAGTCAGCGCAACAGTTTGTATCAACAGCTTTGAGTTATGACAACTCCtaataaaattatgttcaacctaCAAATTATACTGAGTTATGGGAATTAGCTTTTCCTCTGCAATCAAAGGTATTCTAAATATTAGTCTTAATAATAGTGCTGTAGGGTCTTAGCCTTACTATGTATATTACTTAGGTTAAgttctgtaatttaacacacCAGGGTCTTTCCTACatacactcaaaaatataaacgcaacacttttgtttttgctcccattttttatgagatgaactcaaagatctaaaactttttccacatgcacaatatcaccatttctctcaaatattgttcacaaatctgtgatagtgagcacttctcctttgctgagataatccatcccacctcacaggtgtgccatatcaagatgctgattagacaccatgattagtgcacaggtgtgccttagactgcccacattAAAAGGCCATtcagaaatgtgcagttttgttttattgggggggagggtgacatgtccggtgagtatgctggccatgcaagaactgggatgttttcagcttccaagaattgtgtacagatccttgcaacatggggccgtgcattatcctgctgcaacatgaggtgatgttcttggatgtatggcacaacaatgagCCTCAGGATCTGGTCACGgtgtctctgtgcattcaaaatgccatcaataaaatgcacctgtgttcttcgtccagaacagacgcctgcccataccataaccccaccgccaccatgggccactccatccacaacatcgacatcagaaaaccgctcacccacacgacgccacacatgctgtctgccatctgccctgaacagtgcaaaccgggattcatccgtaaagagaacacctctccaacctGCCAGatgccatccaatgtgagcatttgcccactcaagtcggttacgaccaCGAagtggagtcaggtcgagaccccgatgaggacgatgagcatgcagatgagctttcctgagacggtttctgacagcttgtgcagaaattctttgcttatgcaaaccgattgtttcagcagctgtccgagtggctggtctcagaccatcttggaggggaacatgctggatgtggaggtcctgggctggtgtggttacacgtggtgtgcggttgtgaggctggttggatgtcctgccaaattctctgaaactcctttggagacggcttatggtagagaaatgaacattcaacacacgagcaacagctctggttgacattcctgatgtcagcatgccaattgcacgctccctcaaatcttgctacatctgtggcattgtgctgtgacaAAACTgtacctttcagagtggccttttattgtgggcagtctaaggcacacctgtgcactaatcatggtgtctaatcagcatcttgatatggcacacctgtgaggtgggatggattatctcagcaaaggagaagtgctcactgtcacagatttagacagatttgtgaacaatatttgagagaaatggtgatattgtgtatgtggaaaaacttttagatctttgagttcatttcataaaaaatgggagcaaaaataagtgttgcgtttatatttttgttgagtgtaattaCATTAATTAGGTTATATTCTCCACAATTAATAACACCTCTTACAATACATGTATTGTTTATTAGTTTGGTCAAGTagtattttttatcatttttgtacGGTTTTAATTTCAATATGAAAATCATTCTGGTAAAATTGCACTATAAATAACACTATAGGGTGTTAAAACGAACATTTCAATTTGTTAGGTACATCTGTCATGCCACTCATGATCTTTATTACGAGAAAGCACTTTGGTGCAACTGTGACTTGACCATCTGAAACCATCCAGGCATGTTAGGATCGAGAAACCTCTGAACTCAAAAATCCTGAACTTTAGTTCTCAAGCAAATTCCATTCAATGACCTCAACTTGAATTCAGTTATCAATCAACTAATGTAGAAGTTTGACTTTAAACGCCAtatcaaaataatgtttagcAAATTAGATTTTATTAAATGCCGGTAATAGGTGCCTAAattactttactttttttgtgcGCTCATAAACGTCCATGTAAAGCCCCTTGCCTGATGTGATTCAAAATATGTAATTGGTAACTACATCACAATATATACAGTAGTTAAATCAACAACTTTCTGATAAAAGCATGTGCAATATAGTTTAAAAGCCTACAGTTTATAAAATACATGAGTGTAATCTTGTTGAAGGTAGAAGAAGCCAGCGTGTCAGAACTGTTGCTTCTCAACaaggcagtttttaaaaaccctACTTCAATAAATAGGATGGGGATTGGTGATTGTAAATATAtcaataataatactaatttAGTAATAATAACATAAGGCTGACTTGTACTTTGTGcttaaaatgcattaattttgCTCATACTTTTGTGCTTTTAAGTAGGCAAAATGCTGGTTATTTTACATACAGTGTAAGATTATATGTAGCTACATTTTCTCTTACCTTCTCAGCACTTTATCTGACACTGGACATAGTAAAACATAGAGCACCTCTCTGTCTATAATGATGTCTCTAAAGGAGCTGTAATGAGATCTGATTTGCACTTATTAGAAAGCGGGAGCCTGAGCAGCAAATACTAATACAACTGTGAAGATTTTTCCATGTGAAGAAAAACTCAACATCTGAAGagctatatttatatttttaaattgctgGCTCCTTCAGATCTCTCTTTTAATTTTGACTGTCCAAAAGttcaaaatgtacaaaagcTTTTTCTTGGCACTCAGCAAACTTTCTGTACAGTAACACATGTCGAGTACATGTAAGAGGAGGCGGCAGCTCCCTGAAACATACGAGAGGCCTGTATAGACCGCAGGTTCATGCACgtcctcatttctgaggagtCATATGTCATCCTTACAGATGGTGACAGGACAGCATAGAGCCCCTCTAGACACTTCCAATAATAGCCACAACTAAAATAGACAGTCATCACATGAAATCAATAATGCCACTTAGATATGACAGAGTGTGCTGGCGGGCCGCCATCACACTGGACTTATCCTCACGCTTATCACTCTGAGCTCAACACAGCAGCTTCCACCTGGATAGTTTACTCAACATGGGGCCAAAGACGGCAGGGAAATCTTGTATCTTTATGACTGTAAAGTGCTCATATTAAAAATGTCAGATAATCAGAGGAGCTACTTGAATCAAACGGTGATAATCAAATCAAAAGACTTGGGTTTCCAAAGGACAGAGAAAATAGTTTGAGACAGTGAGTGAGTCCAGTAGAAAGTTGACAAGTAGCGCCATCAAGTGGGCAGCCAATAACAGTTAATGTTGAGGCTCACAGCTGCTTccaaaataaacagaagcaTCCTGAAGTTGTACTAAATCTTTCATTATAAATCATCACAGCCCAAATTTCACATCCTCACATCTAAGGCAGATATTATCACTAAAAAACTGTTTGTTTGGCGTaatcatttcttcttttaaagTCAGCTTAACAATCAACTAAGGGACAGaaatcaaccacaaagaaattcaaaatgTCTCCAGACACATAAATAACCACTAAGAGAAAATAATTTGGCACACTACGACCACACTGACTCAAATcatctacaaagagacacaaaacgatcaaAAGAGACTTGATGCACCTACGGATAGATGCACATTGACCACAAACAGGTGGAAACACATACCAAAATTGCACAAAATCCCTACAAGGACTTGAGGGGAAcacaaagagaaggaaaatgCCATTAAAGAGACTCAGAATGACTCAAAGAGaattaaaacaaccacaaagatacaaaaaaaggaCCATTAAAAAGGTCATTTTCTATCTCCCAGGGAGATAGAAAATGATCACACGGAAACTAAAATAGTCAACAGAAAttcacaaaaagactaaaatcgACTGCAGccacaaatgaccacagacactCCAACTGActctaaaaaataaagcaaccaTCAAGACACATacatgaaagacacaaaatgagcacaagagatttaaatcaaatacagaaatacacacctgtcactgtaaaactgctcagTCTGcaatatttatgtgtattttgctGGGATGTGTAGCGTGTATCTTTAATTTTCCTTTCTATATTTCAAGACTTTTCTTATCAGTGCTATTTTTGATGAGCTTTGCATTGGTTTACTATTATCTGAAGACATGTACCATCTCCTGTTAGTGTTCAACCTTTGACTCTTAACTGCACAAAAGATTTGCTGTTCTTCACAGATACTTAGTCATATATTTTTAGGAGGTGAGTGAATGATCACTACCATAAACACTTACGGTTTATATCCAAGATTCTCAGTACATCTGAAACCCAAATTTAAAGCCTGGACCATTTTTAAGATGCAATGATCCTCAAAGTAGTTTACCCAAGAGTCACATGTTACACCTCACAGTGGATCATTTAATAGTAAAAAGTTACGATGCAAACACTTCTGAGACAAACTACAGGACTTTGTACTCGAATacatttgtatgaaaagtgtaGCAGTTAGTGCAGAGATTTAAACATAGTCAtggaaaaattattagaccacccttgttttcttcaatttcttgttcattttaatgcttggtaccactaaaggtatattatctaaaaaatacaatgaacacgacaacaaaatgcagctgattacataataCTTCATGTCgtatttgacatgcttaagcttaattgtattcccagggtatataagaggccatttcatgtcataagcagcactgcacatgcaaaggcctagagtaGTTTCTGATCCCCTAGATCAGTGATGATCTAGAGGAGTTTCAGTTTGGGTGACACAGAGCAAATGTCATTCTGTGAAGGGCCAATGAACCAGCTCATGTACAGGACTACTCtggaaaacagtcttcttccatcagctgaaaAACTCTTCCCTGCCTCCactgactggattttccaacaacacAATGGCCCTTGCTACACGCCAAGGTCAGTTAAAgtctggatggagaaccagaacattggaaccatgccttgacctgctcaatcaccagatctaaatcctaattgaaaacctgtggaaaatcatcaaacgcaaaatggagaaccacaagcccaaaaacaaagaaaatttcTTTGAATTTGTGCTACAGGAATGCGCTGCTGTGACAGAACAAAGTCAGAAGCTGGGGGAGAAAGTTAAACACCCAGAGAAAGACCATGTAGGCACAAAGAGGACATGCAAGCTCTGCACACAAAGGTCTCAGCTTTCGAGGAAGATCAAACCTGATGCATTTGTTGCCTGCAGAGATCTCATGATAGTCTTTTTAGTCTATATTTACTATGAAGCTCTTATTTCTTGCAGCAAGTCAGTGATCCATCAGTATGAGAATATTCCAGTTTGCTCAAGTTTTCTAACATCGGGTTTCCCTCAGCTTaattttagaggaaaaaaaccCTTACACTTCATACTTCTAGACAGAGGCACCTTTAAGACGGTTAAATTTGAATCAGAAACAGGTCGAAATACATTTAGAGCTTCTATAACCAGAACTGTTGTCATGAAATATATGCGAATGAAGAGCAAATCAAGAAAATACTATTTTCAAATAGTTTTGACCTACTGCAAATGCAAACCACTGCTTACACACTGACCTATCACTATTAACATAACTCCCCAATAATGCAATCCATAAAGTGTATAATACTATGAAGTAGGCCTTTGTACAGCCATGTTACTATTGATGCTCTAACATTCAGTTAATAACACATCTGCACTTTTTCCTACAACTTGTAGATGTTGGACTTTCACTTGTACAAGTTTCCAATGCCTTTAAGTAATCAGTGTTATTATGAAGTCTGGTCTAAACTGAATGTATTTTTACTCTACTTCTCTGCATATTTATTCActtgattttaattttgtttttcctaATTTACTGTATACTTTATCTCTTACATGCAAATAGTTTGCAATCTTTTGTGTTTAGTTGCTTTAGTCAATTTTAATTATGCTAAAAAAACTGTCAACTTGTCTGTAATGTTTTTGATGTAATTTCTATTTCATGTTTAActtcattcaatgtttttttttacattttgcctgtaaaacattttgaataaCTCCTGTGTATGATAAGGTTTTATAGAAATGAACTTGCCTGCTTGTAATGAAGTACTTTGGAGTCAGTGTGGTGTAATTACCTTCACATTCTGATCCCAAATCACACCCATACTGGCAGCAATTTCAAACCATGCACATTAAAGCGTGTGGAAAcgtttattattcatttttagcTACGCAAAACAACTTGAGATGAACATGTTTACTGCAACAAGCACTCTGTTTTGGTAACGAAGAATGCAAGACAacagaacacagaaaacaatgagGCCGCTTGAGTGTGCATATTTTGCGCAACAAAACCTTCCGCAACCAGTGACTTAAAATTAGCTCCCAACAACTTAGAACAGCATTGGAAATTAAAAAGCTtattaatacaaaaataagtATCCATACATGCAATCATACAACAGGCCTACATTGAGCTTCAGTCTGGATCTGCAGGAaacacaaggaaacacaaattAGGTATTTTAATTCGGCCATGGGAGGGTGTTGGGGGCTCTGAAACTTGGACCAAGGTTGTTAGTGGGCCTCGTCTCTTGACtgcagagggaggaaaaaaaacaaaaaaaaccatttcacttattttttatgatttcgAAGGgaaatcacataaaaataagTGCTGACAGCTGAGGTAGACTACTTACATTCGATCCAAGAGCGTGTTGACACCCCACACAAATGGAGCTGCAAACTCGTCGGCCTCTGCAAAACATCTGctctgttatttttacagaCACTGTACTGAAAATAAACGGGTTCCACACGTTCCAAGATAATGTGAGAATATCTTAATCTCACGACCCAATTGTTACTCTAAGGGAATAGTTGTGCAGCAGGAGATTGATTCCTTTCCATAAagaccagaacagaaacagaggaaagcaACACCTACTTGTCTGCACCTTAAACAGTTGTGCTTGTTGAATCTGTGCAAAAACAAAGTTTAAAACATGAATTTGTGGTTGTCAGTCTTACCTTTGTCCCAATCCTCAGTCGCAATCGGGTTTACCCAGGTACTGACTGGAACGTGCCAATTTCCATTTGTGCTTCCAGCTGTagaaagaattatttctttcaaacactgcaaaacGCACAAGTCTGAATCTGCAGTTGAAGATGGAGACAATCAAATGATAATCTCACCCTCCTCAGTGTAAACACACACTCGGTTCTCACAGGTCTCAGTGTGGTGCGCCAGCTCATGCTTGTGGACCAGATGGCGAGCATTATAAGGACAGGTCTTTAGCTCTTTGGCCAGTTTTGGGTGATTCTACATCAGTGAGGGATGAGGATAACAGTTAAACACACATCTTAAAACAGCACTGAGTCATTCCCCAAGGTGTTATGAAGCGGGTAAAGATCCTCTATCAAAGAGTGAGTGGTGGCTACCGTTCTGCCCTGCAACATCTGTAGGTAGTAAAACATCTGTAGTTTGTGGAGTCTGAGCTTTTTGTCCTGTACTGTTACCTCCTGTGTTGCATATGTCGATAAATGATTCAGTTAATACGGCCTCtatgcagggctccagactgcaacCATAATGGTTGCATTTGTGACCATTTTGGGAGTGTGCCAGTTAAAATTTCAAGCGGTGACAATGTGCAACTGCATGACGATCACAAAGCTGTATTTGCGTCGCTCTAACTGGCACAGGCAGATGACGTGTTTaccacagtggtggaaagtagtacttttaaaacttcagtgtactgTGGTATTTACGCTTAAAAATGTGGTTTTCTCATGAAATGTGGAGTGCCACATACGCTGTTCACAGAAAAGAGtgcatgcaaaaaaaagaatcacTCTTTCATCTTGGACAAATCTGGCACTGCAATGCCCTAGTATAACTCTTCTCAAAGtaatttttggtcacacacctgtctgagcagCAGCTACCACAGCCTTTACAAAGAGAATTTAGGAAATTCTGGAAAATTAAAGTGTCTATCGgtaagaaaatgttcagcaagtgaTGTGTTTTACCTGTGACAAGGTGGGC
The window above is part of the Acanthochromis polyacanthus isolate Apoly-LR-REF ecotype Palm Island chromosome 6, KAUST_Apoly_ChrSc, whole genome shotgun sequence genome. Proteins encoded here:
- the zgc:56699 gene encoding gametocyte-specific factor 1, whose amino-acid sequence is MATEAAHQAEKDDGVKWDPDKLVQCPYDKNHQIRACRFPYHLLKCRKNHPKLAKELKTCPYNARHLVHKHELAHHTETCENRVCVYTEEAGSTNGNWHVPVSTWVNPIATEDWDKEADEFAAPFVWGVNTLLDRIQETRPTNNLGPSFRAPNTLPWPN